Proteins encoded by one window of Vibrio algicola:
- the murI gene encoding glutamate racemase, whose protein sequence is MANILVFDSGVGGLSVYQEIQTLLPQHNYIYLFDNKAYPYGELEPQRLIERVSRFMRSMVEKHAIDLVVIACNTASTIVLPRLRQELKIPVVGVVPAIKPAAAISQKAIGLIATPATVVRSYTHNLIKEFAPNSKVELLGSTRLVTMAEEKLRGTAVNLVELQQILTPLLNQIDTAVLGCTHFPLLREEMQLVLGKGVTLIDSGKAIAERVKRLLDANMVDSSSRLSPYAIYSSATPWEGVALNIGLAKFGFSPVRTFPLPDA, encoded by the coding sequence GTGGCCAATATTTTAGTTTTTGATTCAGGTGTCGGTGGCTTATCTGTATATCAAGAAATCCAGACTTTACTGCCTCAGCATAACTATATTTATTTATTTGATAATAAAGCTTACCCATACGGAGAGTTGGAACCTCAACGCTTAATTGAGAGAGTCAGCCGATTTATGCGATCAATGGTCGAAAAACATGCGATAGATTTAGTTGTTATTGCATGCAACACCGCCAGCACCATTGTACTGCCTCGCTTACGCCAAGAATTAAAGATCCCTGTCGTTGGTGTCGTTCCTGCGATTAAACCCGCGGCGGCTATATCCCAAAAAGCAATTGGATTAATTGCCACGCCTGCCACGGTTGTACGTAGTTATACTCATAACCTCATCAAAGAATTTGCCCCTAACTCAAAAGTGGAACTGCTTGGTTCAACTCGTCTTGTTACGATGGCGGAAGAAAAATTGAGAGGAACGGCTGTTAATCTAGTTGAATTGCAGCAGATCCTTACCCCACTGCTTAATCAAATTGATACTGCTGTCTTGGGTTGTACCCATTTCCCTCTATTAAGAGAAGAAATGCAGTTGGTATTGGGAAAAGGGGTGACATTGATTGATTCTGGTAAGGCAATTGCTGAAAGGGTCAAAAGATTGTTAGATGCCAATATGGTTGATAGCAGTTCGCGGTTATCTCCATACGCTATATACAGCAGCGCCACACCTTGGGAAGGTGTGGCGCTGAATATAGGTTTAGCTAAGTTTGGGTTTAGTCCTGTTCGGACATTCCCCCTTCCGGATGCTTAG
- a CDS encoding RNA recognition motif domain-containing protein, translating to MNSKKSIIMVMALAVVGAVLFFSINVSPVVSFLVGVVATTLILSTSASPSAQASSSDTLDKEATSTQTLYVGNLPYKANESNVRQIFSEYGDVLAVRLMKDKRTGKRRGFGFVVVAEADTDNIISNLNEKDYMQRTLKVRVANDPKHPEGGMSEQD from the coding sequence ATGAACTCAAAAAAATCAATTATTATGGTTATGGCGCTTGCAGTAGTCGGTGCCGTGTTATTTTTCTCTATTAATGTTTCACCTGTTGTTAGTTTTCTAGTTGGTGTTGTTGCAACCACTCTTATTCTTTCTACTTCTGCATCACCTTCAGCACAAGCTAGCTCTTCAGATACTTTGGATAAAGAGGCAACTTCGACTCAAACTCTTTATGTGGGCAACCTTCCATATAAAGCCAATGAATCGAACGTTCGTCAGATTTTTTCAGAATATGGTGATGTACTTGCGGTTCGTCTAATGAAAGACAAAAGAACCGGTAAGCGTCGCGGCTTTGGTTTTGTCGTAGTAGCAGAAGCTGATACCGACAACATTATCAGCAATCTAAATGAAAAAGATTACATGCAGCGTACTTTAAAAGTTCGCGTTGCTAATGATCCTAAGCATCCGGAAGGGGGAATGTCCGAACAGGACTAA